A section of the Bacteroidota bacterium genome encodes:
- a CDS encoding T9SS type A sorting domain-containing protein has translation MKRAVTTFFSLTVLLTFGTLSYGQQIQHSASIKQPRMMQPVNPEAKLQVPSPFTQKQSNPFFNHLSPLVAEDSISYFQDNGFSLWPAGDTLLDQTGNPLTAPTGSPYVRFLDLERFDAPGTKPFLDSIHIAFIADTLMTGSHLVVSLMVVDTLPFVDSTTGETIYLPLPWANGPIGTTPKTISIGKIHLHEVVDTVVKWKPALALDVSDTLGQYAGSFAVGISSFTFGNRLLVIADSTNNPPSTPLNPVVDRSYWVAYSADGKYFTRGFWGGRYYTDATTQESVYYPNFLMTAYTHDANAAVEPAGNAISSLGACVPNPVATTTQIDYSVQTPGLVSLKLYNAIGEEVATLVNHVQGAGEQSLEFNAASLTNGIYYYKLQSGDYTATRMMVVNK, from the coding sequence ATGAAACGTGCCGTTACGACGTTCTTTTCTTTAACCGTGCTCCTGACCTTCGGGACCCTGAGCTATGGTCAGCAGATTCAACACTCCGCCAGTATCAAGCAGCCGCGAATGATGCAGCCGGTTAACCCCGAGGCCAAACTTCAAGTCCCGTCTCCGTTTACTCAGAAACAATCGAATCCATTCTTCAATCATCTGTCTCCGCTTGTTGCTGAGGATTCAATTTCTTATTTTCAGGACAATGGATTTTCTCTCTGGCCCGCCGGCGACACCCTTCTCGATCAGACGGGTAACCCATTGACGGCACCGACAGGCTCGCCTTATGTTCGGTTCTTGGATTTGGAGCGCTTCGATGCCCCAGGTACGAAGCCGTTTCTCGATAGCATTCACATCGCGTTTATTGCCGATACTTTGATGACCGGCTCGCATCTTGTCGTTTCATTGATGGTCGTGGACACCCTGCCATTTGTGGACAGCACAACGGGTGAAACGATCTACCTCCCGCTGCCATGGGCGAATGGTCCAATTGGGACGACTCCGAAGACGATCTCGATCGGCAAGATTCACCTTCATGAGGTCGTCGATACAGTGGTCAAATGGAAGCCAGCGCTCGCGTTGGATGTCAGTGATACCCTTGGCCAATATGCTGGCTCGTTCGCAGTCGGCATTTCCAGTTTCACATTCGGTAATAGACTCCTGGTGATTGCCGACAGCACGAACAATCCACCAAGCACCCCGCTCAACCCCGTGGTTGATCGGTCCTACTGGGTTGCATATTCTGCTGATGGCAAATATTTCACACGTGGGTTCTGGGGCGGCCGATATTATACCGATGCCACAACGCAGGAATCGGTCTACTACCCGAACTTCCTTATGACGGCTTACACTCACGATGCGAACGCTGCCGTGGAACCGGCTGGCAACGCCATTTCCAGTTTGGGTGCCTGCGTTCCGAATCCTGTCGCCACCACGACGCAGATCGATTATTCGGTGCAAACACCTGGACTCGTTTCGCTCAAGCTGTATAATGCAATTGGTGAAGAAGTTGCCACGCTTGTCAACCACGTCCAGGGTGCCGGCGAACAATCGCTGGAGTTCAACGCGGCAAGTTTGACGAATGGTATTTACTACTACAAACTGCAATCTGGCGATTATACCGCTACGCGGATGATGGTCGTGAACAAGTAA
- a CDS encoding ComF family protein, whose product MLSLLLPRRCVHCDRPSITSRVRSDYPLADYLCEVCSRILESDEPPNAQSLQQQFLRVSDFDVQTLVTVFTFIPESPVQSLIHSLKYSGMVRLARRLGAFASELAPAEVDCIVPVPLHRTRHATRGYNQAEAIADGLAKLRHVEVIRATKRTRPTPTQTKLSLPERVENMRDAFALTRHAHHIAGKNILIVDDVMTTGATLASVAGTLVTANPKSISILALAAVTA is encoded by the coding sequence GTGCTTAGCCTCCTTCTTCCCCGCCGTTGCGTCCACTGTGACCGGCCGAGTATCACATCGCGCGTCCGATCGGATTATCCTCTGGCAGACTATCTATGCGAAGTCTGCTCTCGGATTCTGGAATCCGACGAGCCACCGAACGCTCAGTCACTCCAGCAGCAATTCTTGCGGGTATCGGATTTCGATGTCCAGACACTGGTGACTGTTTTTACATTTATCCCTGAGTCGCCGGTCCAATCACTGATTCATTCACTCAAGTATAGCGGCATGGTCCGCCTCGCACGACGGCTCGGAGCGTTTGCTTCGGAGTTGGCGCCTGCAGAAGTTGATTGCATCGTGCCGGTCCCATTACATCGCACACGACATGCCACGCGTGGATATAATCAAGCCGAAGCGATTGCGGACGGTCTGGCAAAGCTTCGGCATGTTGAAGTTATCCGTGCGACGAAACGTACGCGGCCAACTCCGACACAGACGAAGCTTTCGCTCCCGGAACGGGTCGAGAATATGCGGGATGCCTTTGCGCTAACGCGCCATGCGCATCACATCGCAGGCAAGAATATCCTGATCGTCGATGACGTCATGACCACGGGTGCTACGCTGGCAAGCGTGGCAGGAACACTGGTCACAGCCAATCCGAAGTCGATCAGTATTCTTGCGTTGGCCGCAGTAACGGCATAA
- the uvrB gene encoding excinuclease ABC subunit UvrB, which translates to MSAFQLVSDYKPSGDQPRAIAELIEGIKRGDHAQVLLGVTGSGKTFTMSNVIAEMGIPTLIISHNKTLAAQLYGEFKQFFPNNAVEFFISYYDYYQPEAYIPSTDTFIEKDFAVNDEIDRLRLKATSALLDGRSDVIIVASVSCIYGIGSPDEYARQMLRVSIGQQVKRNDLLRALSEIHYSRNDVEFQRGTYRVRGDIVEVIPAYEDEEGYRIEFFGDTIERIVQINRIDGKVLSTEQRATIYPAKHFVTSAPELERAIAAIEQELEDQLALFRKQGKLLEAQRIEQRTRFDLEMLRELGYCSGVENYSRHLSGRKAGERPSTLVDYFPDKFLTIIDESHQTIPQVRGMSAGDRARKEVLVAHGFRLPSAIDNRPLNFGEFQSVLGQVVYVSATPSEYELAEAKGIVVEQIIRPTGLLDPEIQVRPVKNQIDDLLAEIRKRARANERVLVTTLTKRMAEDLTDYYSNVGVKIRYLHSDIDALERVEILRDLRTAEFDVLVGVNLLREGLDLPEVSLIAILDADKEGFLRSERSLMQTAGRTARNSEGLVIFYADKMTKSMQFVIDETERRRAIQHAYNVEHGIIPQTIHKSLEEIIQSTSIADVSKKQEARKHEAQEKRERRQLTPQAVLKHLAPAQLGELIEQMKLEMKVAAREMEFERAADIRDEVQALEKVLATTNQRA; encoded by the coding sequence TTGTCAGCATTCCAACTCGTTTCCGACTACAAGCCTTCGGGCGATCAGCCCCGCGCCATCGCGGAGCTGATCGAAGGTATTAAGCGCGGCGATCACGCCCAGGTCTTGCTTGGTGTGACTGGCAGCGGCAAGACGTTCACGATGTCCAACGTCATCGCCGAAATGGGCATCCCGACGCTCATTATCAGCCACAACAAGACGCTGGCCGCCCAACTCTATGGCGAGTTTAAGCAGTTCTTTCCGAATAATGCCGTCGAGTTTTTCATTTCGTATTACGATTATTATCAGCCGGAAGCATACATCCCTTCGACCGACACGTTCATCGAAAAGGATTTCGCTGTCAACGACGAGATCGACCGTCTCAGGCTGAAGGCCACGAGCGCGCTGCTCGATGGCCGATCGGATGTTATTATTGTCGCCTCGGTGAGTTGCATCTATGGTATCGGCTCACCGGATGAATATGCGCGGCAAATGCTGCGCGTAAGCATTGGTCAGCAAGTCAAGCGTAACGACCTTTTGCGCGCGCTTTCCGAAATTCACTATTCCCGCAACGATGTCGAGTTTCAGCGCGGGACATATCGGGTACGAGGCGATATCGTCGAGGTTATTCCCGCGTACGAGGACGAAGAAGGCTACCGAATCGAATTTTTCGGTGATACGATCGAGCGGATCGTTCAGATCAATCGCATCGATGGGAAGGTGCTTTCGACTGAGCAGCGTGCGACTATCTATCCGGCCAAGCACTTCGTAACGAGCGCACCGGAGCTTGAACGCGCAATCGCTGCCATCGAGCAGGAGTTGGAGGACCAGCTTGCGCTATTTCGCAAGCAGGGCAAGCTATTGGAGGCGCAACGCATCGAGCAGCGGACTCGGTTCGATCTCGAAATGCTGCGCGAGCTTGGCTACTGCTCGGGCGTGGAGAACTACTCGCGACATCTCTCCGGGCGCAAGGCTGGTGAGCGGCCCAGTACGCTCGTCGATTATTTCCCGGACAAATTCCTCACCATCATCGATGAATCCCACCAAACGATTCCGCAGGTGCGCGGGATGTCCGCCGGCGACCGGGCTCGCAAGGAAGTGCTCGTTGCGCACGGATTCCGATTGCCGAGCGCCATCGATAACCGCCCGCTGAATTTTGGGGAATTTCAATCGGTGCTTGGCCAAGTGGTCTATGTTAGTGCCACCCCCTCGGAGTACGAATTAGCGGAGGCCAAGGGCATTGTCGTCGAACAAATCATTCGGCCAACGGGCTTGCTCGATCCCGAGATTCAGGTCCGGCCCGTGAAAAATCAAATTGACGACTTGCTAGCCGAGATTCGGAAGCGGGCGCGTGCGAACGAGCGTGTGCTGGTCACAACACTGACAAAGCGGATGGCCGAAGACCTCACCGATTATTATTCCAACGTCGGCGTGAAGATTCGTTACTTGCATAGCGATATCGACGCACTAGAACGGGTCGAGATCCTCCGCGATTTGCGAACGGCGGAGTTCGATGTACTGGTAGGTGTAAATCTGTTGCGCGAAGGACTCGATCTGCCGGAAGTCTCGCTAATCGCAATTCTGGACGCAGACAAGGAAGGCTTCCTTCGGAGCGAACGCTCTCTGATGCAGACGGCTGGACGCACCGCGCGGAATTCCGAAGGACTGGTCATTTTCTATGCCGACAAGATGACGAAGTCGATGCAGTTTGTGATCGACGAAACGGAACGGCGTCGCGCGATCCAACATGCCTATAATGTTGAGCATGGCATTATCCCGCAGACGATCCACAAGTCATTGGAGGAGATCATTCAGTCCACTTCGATCGCAGATGTCTCGAAGAAGCAGGAAGCCCGTAAGCATGAAGCTCAGGAGAAGCGTGAGCGTCGTCAACTGACGCCACAGGCGGTGCTCAAGCACCTCGCACCCGCTCAACTTGGAGAATTGATCGAGCAGATGAAGCTGGAAATGAAAGTCGCGGCGCGTGAGATGGAGTTCGAACGCGCGGCCGACATCCGCGACGAAGTTCAGGCTCTCGAAAAAGTGCTGGCGACAACGAACCAACGTGCTTAG
- a CDS encoding tRNA-(ms[2]io[6]A)-hydroxylase — protein MLGLASKTSASWLQAASSDAASVLNDHAHCEKKAATMAISLLNRYPARTELVERMAELAEEEMGHFRMVIAKMKERGVILQQDSGDRYAQQLHERIRKQEPHRLLDTLIVCSLIEARSCERFKLLSESALEEDLRIFYRSLLESEARHRSVFLSLARLYFEPGVVSTRLDEFESIEAAIVGQLRNQPLMHG, from the coding sequence ATGTTAGGCTTGGCAAGTAAAACGAGTGCTTCCTGGCTCCAGGCCGCGAGCAGTGATGCTGCCTCGGTGCTCAACGATCACGCACACTGCGAGAAGAAGGCGGCGACCATGGCGATCTCTCTGCTAAACCGGTACCCCGCTAGAACGGAATTAGTCGAGCGCATGGCCGAGTTGGCCGAGGAAGAGATGGGACACTTCCGGATGGTCATCGCAAAAATGAAAGAGCGCGGCGTTATTCTTCAGCAAGACAGCGGCGATCGATACGCGCAGCAACTTCACGAGCGCATTCGCAAGCAGGAGCCTCATCGCTTGCTTGACACGTTGATCGTCTGCTCACTCATCGAGGCACGGTCATGCGAACGGTTCAAATTGCTGTCGGAATCGGCACTCGAAGAGGATTTGCGAATCTTCTACCGCTCTCTCCTCGAAAGCGAAGCCAGGCACCGGAGCGTGTTCCTCTCACTTGCGCGACTCTATTTCGAGCCGGGCGTTGTTTCAACAAGGCTCGATGAATTCGAGAGCATCGAGGCCGCTATCGTCGGGCAACTCCGCAATCAGCCGCTCATGCACGGCTGA